From Afipia carboxidovorans OM5, one genomic window encodes:
- a CDS encoding LysR family transcriptional regulator — translation MKTRELPLSALRAFAIAAQWKNLGNAAQELGVTHGAISRQIGKLEQWIGRDLFTRQGRQLVLTPTGELLASKIGNSLTEMIGACTEVAGTGQRHIVTIEAPTTFAMYWILPKLKEFEARIPETEISLTTRMTNEIHDGPLSDIVITRGPGFDRRLQSYDKFILFYEDLCLLAAPSFVRSAKISKARDVLRQQIVGSVTRPTDWPGWLSEAGLRGEHIRFRHVFDHLFIAMHCVRDGIGTIVAPRNIFNSGPGSSSAGFRPVLPNIHFRGAPYVVHHRPSDRRVIGKLVKLIETFSE, via the coding sequence ATGAAAACGCGCGAATTGCCCCTCTCCGCCCTGCGTGCATTCGCCATCGCTGCGCAGTGGAAAAATCTCGGTAACGCCGCACAGGAACTGGGCGTGACCCACGGCGCCATCAGCCGCCAGATCGGCAAGCTCGAGCAATGGATTGGGCGCGACCTGTTTACCCGTCAGGGGCGCCAGCTTGTCCTGACGCCGACAGGCGAACTGCTCGCATCAAAGATCGGAAATTCTCTCACCGAAATGATCGGCGCCTGCACGGAAGTCGCCGGCACCGGACAGCGACACATCGTAACGATTGAAGCGCCGACGACGTTTGCGATGTACTGGATCCTTCCCAAGCTGAAGGAGTTCGAAGCGCGTATTCCGGAGACGGAAATTTCTCTCACCACGCGCATGACGAATGAAATTCACGATGGACCGTTGAGCGATATCGTCATTACGCGCGGACCCGGCTTCGACCGCAGATTGCAGAGCTACGACAAATTCATTCTGTTCTACGAAGATCTCTGCCTGCTCGCAGCGCCATCGTTCGTGCGGTCTGCCAAAATCTCAAAGGCCCGGGACGTCCTGCGGCAACAGATCGTGGGCTCGGTGACACGGCCGACGGATTGGCCCGGCTGGCTGAGCGAAGCCGGCTTGCGCGGAGAGCACATCCGCTTCCGGCATGTGTTCGACCACCTGTTTATCGCGATGCATTGCGTCCGCGACGGCATCGGCACCATCGTCGCGCCTCGCAACATCTTCAACAGCGGACCGGGCTCATCCTCCGCGGGCTTTCGCCCTGTCCTGCCGAACATTCATTTTCGGGGGGCGCCTTATGTCGTCCACCACCGTCCGTCGGACCGGAGAGTTATCGGCAAGCTCGTCAAGCTGATCGAGACATTCTCGGAATAA
- the phnA gene encoding phosphonoacetate hydrolase codes for MMATVAQNKTVEVNGRVYRAPRQPTAVICFDGCDPRYISHGLSAGLFPNISKVISQGFYTIADAAMPTFTNPNNMSIVAGAPPIVHGISGNYYLDKKTGKEVMITDASLVSSGTVLAGLADAGVRVAAITAKDKLRKMLGSGLKGICFSSEKANEATLAENGIENVEALVGRKTPGMYSPDLSLFVLDAGIKLLEQKKADLFYLSLSDMVQHSAGPGEELADQFNRDVDQRVGRLMELGAVVGIVADHGMTDKCTPDGEPQVVFLEKMLNEQFGPGSVRVICPITDPFVKHHGALGSFVRVYATGKTSPETLMDAAARIPGVALVLDGKSASERYEMPIEREGDFIAIGDTYTAIGSRPDEHDLSGLNGHKLRSHGGLSEQPVPFMVSKPLNKEYQAIVAARRLRNFDIFDFALNGPA; via the coding sequence ATGATGGCAACGGTAGCACAAAACAAAACGGTTGAAGTGAACGGGCGGGTTTATCGTGCACCGCGCCAGCCAACCGCAGTGATTTGTTTCGACGGCTGCGACCCTCGCTACATTTCGCATGGCCTGTCCGCCGGCCTTTTCCCGAACATCTCGAAGGTGATTTCGCAGGGCTTCTATACGATCGCCGACGCGGCGATGCCGACGTTCACCAATCCAAACAACATGTCGATCGTCGCCGGCGCGCCGCCGATCGTGCACGGCATTTCCGGCAACTACTATCTGGATAAGAAGACCGGAAAAGAAGTGATGATCACCGACGCCTCGCTGGTGTCGTCTGGCACGGTGCTCGCCGGGCTTGCCGATGCGGGCGTCCGGGTGGCTGCAATTACCGCCAAGGACAAGCTGCGCAAGATGCTGGGCAGCGGCCTCAAGGGCATTTGCTTCTCGTCCGAGAAAGCCAATGAAGCGACGCTTGCGGAAAACGGCATTGAGAACGTTGAAGCGCTCGTCGGCCGCAAGACGCCGGGCATGTACAGCCCCGATTTGTCGCTGTTCGTGCTCGATGCCGGTATCAAGCTGCTGGAGCAGAAGAAGGCCGACCTGTTCTATCTGTCGCTGTCGGACATGGTGCAGCACAGCGCGGGGCCCGGAGAGGAACTTGCGGACCAGTTCAATCGCGACGTCGACCAGCGCGTTGGCCGCCTGATGGAGCTTGGTGCGGTCGTCGGCATTGTTGCCGATCACGGCATGACCGACAAATGCACGCCGGACGGCGAGCCGCAGGTGGTGTTCCTGGAGAAGATGCTGAACGAACAGTTCGGCCCGGGATCGGTGCGGGTGATCTGCCCGATTACCGATCCATTCGTCAAACATCACGGTGCGCTCGGATCGTTCGTGCGTGTCTACGCCACCGGCAAGACTTCGCCTGAAACTCTGATGGATGCGGCTGCGCGTATTCCGGGCGTAGCGCTGGTGCTTGACGGCAAGAGTGCGTCGGAACGTTACGAAATGCCGATCGAAAGGGAAGGCGACTTCATCGCGATCGGAGACACCTATACGGCGATCGGTTCGCGTCCGGATGAGCATGACCTGAGCGGGCTGAACGGCCACAAGCTCCGCTCGCATGGCGGGCTATCCGAACAGCCTGTGCCCTTTATGGTGTCGAAGCCGCTGAACAAAGAATATCAGGCCATCGTTGCAGCGCGTCGGCTGCGCAACTTCGACATCTTTGACTTTGCCTTGAACGGACCAGCTTAG
- a CDS encoding ABC transporter substrate-binding protein, translating into MKRREFLIGTCLAPVVFSVPAAFAQEKKKLSVLTSLPKELSAAYKQGFEKLYPDVVVEVQQRGTQAAVTFLRETKANNTSDIMWASAPDAFEVLKKDNLLEKFSPKESGVPAKIGDYPINDPEGYYAGFALSGGAIMWNSRYLKAKKLPVPKTWDDLTKPELFDQTGIAMPSRSGSTHLTLETILQARGWNGGWALVKAMCGNMRQITERSFGVPDAVSSGQFGYGIVFDYQALAAHGSGFPVEFAYPPDTTIVPSNIGVVKNGPNKEMAQKFIEYMLSEEGQALLFNPKIGRLPVLPAAYKKAPEGVPNPFEIKWGPGGGFKFDVLKSETRYAVVDSMFDQTITFQLDALKAATKAIHDADAKLAKKSNATAADLLKQAREAIAASPFDENQAVSKEYIEAFAGASGKKGAPKGARQSELEQQWSTFARDHYAKALELAKKADQAIG; encoded by the coding sequence ATGAAGCGCCGCGAATTTCTGATCGGAACTTGCCTTGCTCCGGTTGTCTTTTCCGTGCCTGCAGCGTTTGCGCAGGAGAAAAAGAAACTGTCCGTACTGACGTCGCTGCCGAAAGAATTGTCGGCGGCGTACAAGCAGGGATTCGAAAAACTCTATCCTGATGTTGTCGTCGAGGTGCAGCAGCGTGGAACGCAGGCTGCTGTAACCTTCCTGCGCGAGACCAAGGCGAACAATACCTCGGATATCATGTGGGCGTCGGCGCCCGACGCTTTCGAGGTGCTAAAGAAGGACAATCTCCTGGAGAAGTTCTCTCCGAAGGAGTCGGGAGTCCCTGCCAAGATCGGCGATTATCCGATCAACGATCCCGAGGGTTACTATGCAGGCTTTGCGCTCTCCGGCGGCGCGATCATGTGGAATTCGCGCTACCTCAAGGCCAAGAAGCTTCCTGTCCCGAAGACCTGGGACGATCTGACCAAGCCCGAACTGTTCGATCAGACCGGCATTGCGATGCCGTCGCGGTCGGGTTCGACGCATCTCACGCTCGAAACCATTCTACAGGCACGCGGCTGGAACGGCGGCTGGGCTCTGGTGAAGGCCATGTGCGGCAACATGCGCCAGATCACGGAGCGCTCGTTCGGCGTGCCGGACGCCGTGAGTTCGGGGCAGTTTGGCTACGGTATCGTGTTCGACTATCAGGCGCTGGCGGCCCATGGCTCCGGCTTCCCGGTCGAATTTGCTTATCCGCCGGATACCACCATCGTGCCCTCCAACATCGGCGTGGTGAAGAACGGGCCGAACAAGGAGATGGCGCAGAAGTTCATCGAATATATGCTGTCGGAGGAAGGGCAGGCGCTCCTGTTCAATCCGAAGATCGGCCGTCTGCCGGTACTCCCCGCCGCCTACAAGAAAGCACCGGAAGGGGTTCCGAATCCGTTCGAGATCAAATGGGGCCCGGGTGGCGGATTCAAGTTCGACGTCCTCAAGTCCGAGACGCGCTACGCCGTGGTCGACTCCATGTTCGATCAGACGATCACCTTCCAGCTCGATGCGCTGAAGGCCGCAACCAAGGCCATTCACGACGCCGATGCGAAGCTCGCGAAGAAGAGCAACGCGACGGCGGCCGATCTCCTCAAGCAGGCGCGGGAGGCGATTGCAGCCAGCCCGTTCGATGAGAACCAGGCTGTGTCCAAGGAGTACATCGAGGCGTTCGCCGGAGCTTCCGGAAAGAAGGGGGCACCGAAGGGAGCAAGACAGTCGGAGCTTGAGCAGCAGTGGTCGACATTTGCACGCGATCATTATGCGAAGGCTCTGGAGCTTGCGAAAAAGGCCGATCAGGCGATCGGCTAG
- a CDS encoding ABC transporter permease — protein sequence MSSVAKADVISVSVESAPPARTNWSLHAVTAFLFLFLAVFFLVPLLSVITTAFMQKGTNTFTLVNFYDFFQNDLFRRSLWNSIYASFMAVVWASAFAIPLAYITTRFEFKGAVLIQTLGVLPLIMPPFAGAIAMQLLFGRTGTVNLLLDDWFGFTLPFMEGLNGVILVQSVHYFPFILLNLVASLRNIDRSMEEAAQNLGCRGLRLFRRIIFPLAMPGYIAGAALVFIKVFDDLATPLLLNVQDMLAPQAYLRITSMGIADPMGYVISVVLIAFSVFSLWASTLVTKGKDYSTVQRGGGGLSKRRMNKVDTIVAYGIIFAILAIVLAPHVGLLLLSFATVWSFAPLPDGYTLSHYKVIFDESSQLVTNTLLYATIAGVIGVSLGTAIAYLSQRTKAIGRHALDYIATAPLAVPGVVLGIGYLRTFYDIQLPDGTSLAAFWIMLGIALGIRRLPYAMRACSAGLQQVSVSLEEAAENVGVAKPKTIRRIVVPLMAGGIVAGFVTSFATAAVELSATMMLVQSTDNAPLSYGLYVFMQSPAGRGPGAALGVIAVIIVGVCAYLSHVYLERRNSSQSH from the coding sequence GTGTCTTCGGTGGCAAAAGCGGACGTTATTTCTGTATCAGTGGAAAGCGCGCCGCCGGCGCGAACGAATTGGTCGTTGCATGCTGTAACGGCCTTTTTGTTCCTGTTTCTTGCGGTGTTCTTTCTGGTGCCGCTTCTCAGCGTCATCACGACCGCCTTTATGCAGAAGGGCACAAACACCTTCACACTGGTGAACTTCTACGATTTCTTCCAGAACGATCTGTTCCGGCGGTCATTGTGGAATTCGATCTATGCGTCATTCATGGCGGTGGTGTGGGCAAGCGCATTTGCAATCCCGCTCGCCTACATCACCACCAGGTTTGAGTTCAAGGGCGCTGTCCTGATTCAGACGCTCGGCGTTCTGCCCCTGATTATGCCGCCGTTCGCCGGCGCGATTGCCATGCAGTTGCTGTTCGGGCGCACCGGCACGGTCAATCTGTTGCTGGATGATTGGTTCGGTTTCACGCTGCCATTCATGGAGGGGCTGAACGGCGTCATTCTCGTGCAGTCCGTTCACTACTTCCCGTTCATTCTGCTGAATCTTGTCGCGAGCTTGCGCAACATCGATCGCTCGATGGAAGAGGCGGCGCAGAATCTCGGCTGCCGCGGTCTCCGCCTGTTCCGGCGGATCATCTTCCCGCTGGCAATGCCGGGTTACATCGCGGGCGCCGCGCTTGTCTTCATCAAGGTGTTCGATGATCTTGCAACGCCGCTCCTGCTCAACGTGCAGGACATGCTGGCACCGCAGGCCTATCTGCGCATCACCTCGATGGGCATCGCTGACCCGATGGGTTACGTCATCTCCGTCGTGCTGATTGCCTTCTCGGTGTTTTCACTTTGGGCTTCGACGCTGGTGACGAAGGGCAAGGACTATTCCACCGTTCAACGTGGCGGCGGTGGCCTGTCGAAGCGGCGGATGAACAAGGTCGACACCATTGTCGCTTACGGGATCATCTTCGCAATCCTTGCTATCGTGCTTGCGCCGCATGTTGGCCTGCTGCTGCTGTCGTTCGCGACCGTCTGGTCGTTCGCGCCGCTGCCGGATGGCTACACGCTGTCGCACTATAAGGTGATTTTCGACGAGTCTTCGCAGCTCGTCACCAACACGCTGTTGTATGCGACCATCGCCGGAGTGATCGGTGTGTCGCTCGGTACCGCGATTGCCTACCTGTCGCAGCGCACCAAGGCGATCGGTCGCCACGCGCTCGACTATATCGCCACGGCGCCGCTCGCCGTGCCCGGCGTCGTTCTCGGCATCGGCTATCTGCGCACGTTCTACGACATCCAGCTTCCGGATGGCACGTCGCTTGCTGCGTTCTGGATCATGCTCGGAATCGCGCTCGGCATCCGCCGCCTGCCTTATGCAATGCGGGCCTGTTCGGCCGGCCTGCAGCAGGTCTCTGTCTCGCTCGAGGAGGCAGCCGAGAATGTCGGTGTCGCCAAGCCGAAGACGATCCGCCGCATTGTCGTTCCGCTGATGGCGGGCGGCATTGTCGCCGGGTTCGTCACGAGCTTTGCCACGGCGGCGGTCGAACTGTCGGCGACGATGATGCTGGTGCAATCGACCGACAACGCACCGCTGTCTTATGGGTTGTATGTCTTCATGCAGTCTCCGGCGGGTCGCGGTCCGGGCGCTGCGCTTGGCGTGATCGCGGTCATCATCGTCGGCGTGTGCGCCTATCTCAGCCACGTTTATCTCGAGCGTCGCAACAGCTCGCAGTCGCACTAA
- a CDS encoding ABC transporter ATP-binding protein produces MAESSLDALKREAAEISISNVNVSYGAYHALKNVNLEIKPGEFFAFLGPSGCGKTTLLRLIAGFNTAQTGSVVIGGRNVLTLPPWRRDVGMVFQSYALWPHMTVWKNVTFGLEERRLSAQERNQRAEDALKLVGLEKLADRKPSQLSGGQQQRVALARTIAVRPTVLLLDEPLSNLDASLRVQVRREILAMQRRLGLTTIFVTHDQEEANTVCDRIAVMSEGMVQQVGTPMELYDNPANLFVGRFLGTANTVSGEIRANGSERVFQAVGGEVLPAPANEEPGPAKLFFRPQNASLVTKSEVASGSDLRLSARISGREFLGSTIRYALKTGGEDIFIDVPHIGKRNGFSEDDVVGVQISPSDASIFR; encoded by the coding sequence ATGGCCGAATCGTCTCTGGATGCTTTGAAGCGCGAGGCTGCCGAGATTTCGATCAGCAATGTGAATGTGTCGTACGGCGCATATCACGCGCTGAAGAACGTGAATCTGGAAATCAAGCCGGGCGAGTTCTTCGCTTTCCTTGGCCCGTCCGGCTGCGGCAAGACCACACTTCTGCGCCTGATTGCGGGCTTCAACACCGCGCAGACCGGCAGCGTGGTGATCGGCGGGCGCAATGTGCTGACGCTGCCACCATGGCGGCGCGATGTCGGCATGGTGTTTCAGTCCTATGCGCTGTGGCCGCATATGACGGTCTGGAAGAACGTCACGTTCGGCTTGGAGGAGCGTCGGCTCTCGGCGCAGGAGCGCAATCAGCGCGCGGAGGATGCGCTGAAGCTGGTCGGCCTCGAAAAGCTGGCGGACCGCAAGCCGTCGCAGCTCTCCGGCGGCCAACAGCAGCGTGTGGCGCTGGCCCGCACCATTGCCGTCAGACCAACCGTGCTTCTGCTCGATGAGCCGTTGTCGAACCTCGATGCAAGCCTGCGCGTTCAGGTGCGGCGCGAAATTCTCGCGATGCAGCGCCGGCTCGGGCTGACGACAATTTTCGTCACGCATGATCAGGAAGAAGCGAATACGGTCTGCGATCGCATCGCGGTGATGAGCGAAGGCATGGTGCAGCAGGTCGGCACGCCGATGGAGCTCTACGACAATCCCGCCAATCTGTTCGTCGGCCGCTTTCTCGGGACGGCGAATACGGTGAGCGGCGAAATCCGCGCCAATGGCTCGGAGAGGGTGTTTCAGGCCGTGGGAGGAGAGGTTCTGCCGGCGCCGGCTAATGAGGAGCCGGGTCCTGCAAAGCTGTTCTTCCGTCCGCAGAATGCGAGCCTCGTCACAAAGAGCGAAGTCGCCTCTGGCTCCGATTTGAGATTGTCGGCCCGCATCTCAGGCCGGGAGTTTTTAGGATCGACGATCCGTTATGCCCTGAAGACTGGTGGCGAGGACATCTTCATCGACGTGCCCCATATCGGTAAGCGTAACGGCTTTTCGGAAGATGACGTCGTGGGGGTTCAGATCTCTCCTTCCGACGCGAGCATCTTCAGGTAG